The region taccgtatttcacttgttcttcattttcggtaacccaaaatcgtcccgattattcaccgaaacacaaaaccgatttcatatctttgaagttcgttgagtccaggtcacaaatatccaaggttcatttcattccggcgtcgtttcaccgatcaaaagcgacgttgaagtcaggtactcacgaaggcagccagcactgcgtcggtgacggtttccagctttcggtcgatcatttggacgatcagaagttcatcctcttcacacaaggtaatattcttcacttatctctgaaatcggcaaagttccggcttgccgacatgtgttttaatatattatatataatatatatatatattatatatatatatatatatatattatatatatatagatatatataatatatagatatatatatatatatatagatatatatatataatataattatatatatatatatatattatatattttttgtctaaatgtacatatattatttttgtctactatatatttattgtctaatataaatatatatttttttatctattatatatctaaataatatatatatattatctttgtctattatatattatttgtctataatatatataaatatatatattatatatatatatataatatatatattatttttgtctactatatatttattgtctaaatatattattatattatatatatattaatatatataatatatatatatatatatatatatatctatatatatattattatatatataatattatatatatatatatatatatatatatatatatatatatatatattacttttgtttactaaatattgtttatcttttattattattttacatatatgttttatttaaatgttagttaaattattatttgtttaaatgtttattttaattaaatgtttatttatatcaaatgtttatttgtctaaagtaaatgtttatattgtttttttatatttgtttatgttgttactaaccgtttcgtttcagtttcagctcgattaactccactaactattcgtaatactaactattcatagctaactgtgttgtaataatttactttctcgcattttttatgttctgtattgtgtgtttaatcgtattgttcacgctttatgttaaaaaatcgaaaaatccaaaaaagagaaatccgatgcgattccaacggtcgccgtttaagaaacccttttcacacactcacaagcttactcttgggcttccttataatgagcccatttatttattgtttcagggtttaggctcattcaaatcttttgccagctttggcttttcagtttaaaaacattttcaaaacgacgtgtcagtctcgaagcctcccgcttaggtcgagcaagagatggcaagacacgccaatctaaaatcaacaaaacagactttccccttttcttttgggggaactacgtggattctgatttctccattgcgccttggagatacgtaggcatgaagtctacgactttatcgagtccaaaagcaataaaatcaagttcttttctcatctccccaatcaaacgatcaaagcggaaaaagcaaagcattcacataaacataagcaaaaaggttcctgtggagtaccacagatgtagagggtgctaataccttccctttgcataaccaacccccgaacccgtaactctaaagggatttatcgttattttttccttcctctttttggataaaataaaagacggtggcgactcttgcatttaaaatatttttcaaaacgggttaagttcaatcaatacttaatctcgtgaaaaatcccaccgcgacagaatggcgactctgctggggataacaatgcttaaacttatttgagggtttagcctatctttgcttgtttatatgtttgctttgtgaatatttactaaattgtattgtttgtaatgtttgttattttgggttttgggggatacttgtgataaatcgtatacccggatttggggcacatttgagataggatggatgataattcaggttgacttgataggagacaacccttaccgagttgacttgagcctttgtccgcttggtggaggcctctttgagggtgatagtgctaaaacaagtcatttgtgaggcattgttgctttcgacgggtccgtgaagccaaggaccttagtttacctttaccccatcttggccttacttaggatgtgatgcggtgaccacttcggaccaaaagtctggtttggttgatacgcgatatcacactcaagcgagattcttttgagaataatattggaaagcgagcagttgcttaacccggtattatccgaagaaggatccataaccttgggaacttttagaacccgtttggcaggtgaaccttagaacttatcttggggctttgtcctaaactccatgctggtgatgaactttgagccttgtattgtttgaccatgttgtgtttgttgcattcatgcatgacatgcattcattcccatcatttcaacctttttccaaggaacttaaagtgaggattgcaaatattgcaggaaacatggattttggacggagaagtgtgaaaaagtacaatctcatcaatccaaagatagatgaactaaagaaactggtttctttcgatcgcagatcctattggtttcagagacagatatggggcacttatatctttattgacacttaggatggaagaagggttattgcagacattagtacagttctatgatccagtctatcactgtttcacattcccagactatcaactcatgcctacattggaagagtatgcctagttgcttcacatcccagttgctgatacagtacctttctctggttcagaaaagttacccgagcacagttctcttgcaaaagtgttgtacatgaagaagtcagaattcaagaataacttcaccaccaaaggaggacttccaggtttcactgccaagttcttaatggggaaggtttcttatttttccagtcaaggttgtgatattattgtggagcatctgttcgccttgttgatctacggtttgttactatttcctaatattgaaggttttgtggattcatatACTATACGCATCTTCCTAAATGGTAATCatgttccaactttgctcggagacacctatcattccatccattaccgtactttgaaaggaggaggaaccatagtctgctgtataccgttactctacaaatggtttgtctctcatcttcctaagtcagctactttttgggatcgcaagtcaggacttcagtggtcacagaggattatgtctcttacccagtcagatattgcatggtatagtagagttttagacgatgtgaagatcattgatagttgcggggagttccccaatgtgcccctcatgggcacaaagggaatcatttcttataatccagtacttgctaggagacaactcggttaccctatgaaggacaagcctcctaacattcttttagaaggtattttcttgagggataacgaggaggaccctaccatgaaagagagagtagtaagagcttggcatcgtgtttgtcgcaaagggagacttgaattgggtaagaaagattgtacctcctatgagccgtacctccagtggatcagagccagagctatacagttgaaaatgccatacccacatcatgatcctatcaaacccgctccgttgaagaccccctaccttccgctagatgacaaagaagaactccaagccaccttggagagggtcaagaaagagagagacgcttggaaggataaggctcaggtgctcgaaatggaaaatgaagaacttcagagacagttaaaggagcagagtggagaagatcgtgcaggtaaacgtccaagggtgcaagaggatttattttcctcaggcacaacaAATTACTCCCAGACTCCacagtcctcaggtgcatggaaaggtcttgtagacagtttggtgaaggagaaagcttttatgtagaaggcctatgaagaaagaattgagagacttgaaggacaactcctacttgtttatgctcgtcctgatgacacatgtccttaaatggttttcttggttgtattttgggttaataactttgtatattttgataaaaatgcttaaaatgaaaaaatttgttttgttatcaaaaatgtttgcaattctatcttttccttcacttagagttccttgaaaaatcattcattttgcatatccatgcatcacgtgcatacaGGTTGTCTGTCTTGGTCCAGTCTTCTAATAGTTACTTCCCGCCAGcagatccatttcaagctgacgcataattacaacacaagagccaactacaaaagaagaatggagataacagataacgagaaccgagaattgaaagctcaggttgaccgcctttctgctatggtcgagacattgatagcaaaccaagcaacccaagctgctcaacttcaaacagcacaagctcaggttgccgaagcacaagatgcacagatccaggcgcaagcacaggcagcagagatgcgcaaccaaatgttaaccgcccgtctacaagcagaggaagcccaggctagggctcaagttcataattcaggacagacttcggcacagaatcaacctcaaattcagaatcagacaacagcagcacccgtcactacagtcatcgcttcagaaatcaacgttgtcccagtcacttctgttaccatcacagcatcccgtccttgggaaatacccagggatcttaatcaagatagatatcaacaagagttcgttccaccaaatgctcctgtcttcactaatgtgccttccgttgttcactatactcctcacctaggagaacctgtctatcacggccctaccccaagtgaggatcctggtctcaatgatagaatggatgaattccaggatcagtttgcggaattacaaaaagagataaaagctcTTCGTGGGAAAGAGCTGTTTGGCAGAGATGTAAATGATATGTGTTTGGTTCCAAACGTAAGGATGCCAGCAAAATTTAAACTACCAgaatttgaaaagtacaaaggaagTTCTTGTCCATAGACCCATTTGGTTATGTACGTGCGAAAGATGTCAATGTACACCAACGACCAAAGGATGCTCATTCATTGTTTTCAAGACAGCCTTACCGGTGCAGCTTTACGCtggtatatgggattagacagtTCTCAGATCAAGACTTTCAATGATTTAGGCGAGGCCTTTATCAAACATTACAAATACAACCTTGATAATATGCCAAaccgagatcagttgaggtcCATGCAACAAAGAGAAAAGGAGATATTCCGTGAATACGCGCAAAGGTGGCGCGAAATTGCAGCATAGGTTGTTCTACCTATGGAAGAAAATGAGATGACGAAAGTGTTCTTAAAGACTCTTGATACTttttattacgagaggatgattgCAAGCGCTCCTAGAGACTTTACTGACATGGTAAACATGGGAGTCCGTTTAGAGGAAGCAGTTCGAGAAGGGCGTCTAGTCAGAGAAGGAAGTTCATCTTCAAGCGGGGCAAAGAGGTACGGCGGTTTTATGAAAAAGAAGGAACAAGAAACTAATGTTGTGTCCTATAATCATCCAAGAAGGATCAATTATCCTTACCATTCCCAACACCAACATATAGCAGCCGTGACTCCAGTAATCACTTCCGCTCCAGTTCAAGTCCAATACCCTCAGCAGCGTACCAACCGCTTCCAACAGAAtactcagtatcagcaacaacatcaatctcaacaacatcaacatcagtTACAACAACGTCCACCACAGCAGCAAAGAAGAAccaattttgatccaattccaatgtcatatgcagaattgtatccagCTTTGATCACTAAAAACCTTGTGCAACCACGACCACGACCTCTTGTACCAGAAGTGCTACcttggtggtacaagccagaggTATCTTGTCCCTTTCATCAGAATGCTCCAGGTCATGACTTAGACAACTGTTTTGCTTTAAAGTTGGAAGTACAAAAGTTGACAAGAGCAGGTATCCTGACCTTCAAGAACATGGGTCCCAATGTGAAGGACAATCCAATGCCAAGTCATGGTCCTTCATCAGTGAACAATATAGAAGTTTGTCTCAATGAACAACGTGTTACGAAGATAGAGGAGATTCGGCGGTCTTTGGTTGAAATTCATTCTGTTTTATGTGCTCATGGTCTCTTCCAACATGACCACCAGATCTGTGGTACATGTTCAGTCAATTCAAGAGGTTGTAGAAAGATTCAAGATGATTTGCAAGGCGTCCTTGATCAGGGTTTGATTCAGATTTCTAGACAAGTGAGTTCTCCAAAATCACAAGAACAAGAGGTGAATGTCATCATTCCTTGCTTCAACATTCCAGAGAAAGTAGAGATAGCTTATCATCCGAGGGAGCCAGTGGTGATTTGCCCTCCGGGCCCAATGCCTTACACTTCAGATAAAGCGGTCCCCTACCGCTATGCAGTAACTATTATTGAGAACGGTAAAGAGGTCGAGATTAAAACCTTAGCCTCAGTTACCAATATCCCAGCAAATAGCCGAATGACGCGCAGTGGCCGCGTGTTCGCTCCGCCGGTTATCCCAAATAGAAATGTTGAGAAAGATCCAGTAGTCGTGGTACCAGTGACAAGAGAAGCAGAAGGGCAAACAAGCAATTCAACCCTTGATAAAGAAACAGATGAACTACTTAGAATTATCAAGCTCAGTGACTACAAAGTGGTAGATCAGTTGCTacagacaccgtcaaaaatctcgaTCTTGTCCTTATTATTGAATTCAGCTGTCCACAGAGAAGCACTACTGAAGGTGCTTGATCAAGCCTTTGTAGAACAGGATATAACAGCAGAGCAGTTCAACAATGTTGTAGGCAGCATCACTTCGTGCAATGGCTTAggcttttgtgatgaagaactgCCAGAAGAAGGAAAGAATCACAACTTCGCTCTCCATATCTCAGCCAATTGTCAAGGGGATTCTTTGTCTAATATCCTAATTGACACCGGTTCATCTCTGAATGTCATGCCCAAGTCTACCTTGGTGAAGCTAAAGTACAAAGGGGGGCAAATGCGGCACAGTGGAATTATTGTGAAAGCGTTCGATGGATCAAGAAAATCAGTCATTGGAGAAGTTGATTTGCCTATTGGTATTGGACCACATGTattccagatcactttccaggttatggatataGTGCCAGCTTATAGCTGTCTACTCGGAcgcccatggattcatgaggcgggTGCCATTACATCCACGTTACATCAGAAGTTAAAAATTTTCAAGAATGGGCAAATAGTAACGGTTAATGGGGAGCAAGCTATGCTGATTAGCCACCTTTCATCGTTTAGTGTGATAGAAGCAGACGAAATGGCTGTTCAAACTCCATTTCAGGCCCTGACCATCGATGATTACAAGAAAAGTGAAGGTTCAATCGCGTCATTCAAAGACGCCCAGCAGATTGTCAAGACAGGTCCTACAGAAATGTGGGGCAAGGTGATAGAGTTGCCAGAAAACGTTAACCATGCAGGATTAGGCTTTGTTGATGGAAAACAAGTGCAGACTTCAGTGGTGCGACCTTTCAAAGATATCTTTCACAGCGGTGGGTTTATCAACATGGTAGCAGTTGAGGAGGATACTTTTGAGGGAAAGACAGAAGACGAAGGCCCCAGATTTGTGACACCaggagtagttatgaagaactAGACCGCAGTTGACGtcccacattgtgtccacatatcaaagtaattaagcttttcagttttcaaaaatcttccgctttagcccaaagcgcgaagcattaattttgtaaaatgggcacttttgtcaaaaacgtactatccatgaaaaagatcttttgtgttcctatacacttgtgtccttttatcttttcagctttttcggaaaatggtaacacaaaaaaaaaaaaaaccttaaaaagaacacatttttgcatgtcatggtcagtcctctaaaaacaattgtttgtacaggttacttaaacccgttgaacacaatgacatcatgccctctcccaactttgaacattctgtattcgaagctgaagaggaagagtgggatgagattccagaagaggtcgcccgccagtttgaaaatgaagaagacactattcagccatacaaggagcctttggaaacagtcaacttgggttcggaagaaaatgtgaaagaagtcaaaattggagcattgttatccccacaggtcaaggagcaattgatcagcctgttgaaagagtatgtagatgtgtttgcttggtcttatcaagatatgtttggtctcgacactgacatcgtagagcacaagctacctttgaagccagaatgtccatcggtcaaacagaaattaagaagaacacatccagatatggccgtcaaaattaaagaagaagttctgaagcaaatagatgctggttttcttgccacttcagtgtatccagagtggatagcaaatattgtgccagttcctaagaaggacgggaaggtacgaatgtgtgtcgactatcgtgacttaaatagagcaagcccaaaggatgatttccccctgcctcacattgacatgttggtagacaatacagcaaagtttgacatattctccttcatggacggattctccgggtataaccagatcaaaatggctcccgaagacatggaaaaaactacattcataacaccatggggaacattctgttatcaagtgatgccgtttgggttgaagaacgcaggtgctacttaccagcgagccatgacaacgctctttcacgacatgatgcacaaagagattgaggtttatgtggatgacatgatcgcgaagtctcgttcagaagaaggtcacttagtagatctattgaagctgtttcaacgattgaggaagttccgtcttcgcctcaatccgaacaaatgcacatttggcgtcaggtcaggtaaactcttgggcttcattgtcagccaaaaaggcattgaagttgatccagataaagtaaaagctatccaagagatgcccgcaccaaaaacagaaaggc is a window of Lathyrus oleraceus cultivar Zhongwan6 chromosome 6, CAAS_Psat_ZW6_1.0, whole genome shotgun sequence DNA encoding:
- the LOC127095640 gene encoding uncharacterized protein LOC127095640; protein product: MEENEMTKVFLKTLDTFYYERMIASAPRDFTDMVNMGVRLEEAVREGRLVREGSSSSSGAKRYGGFMKKKEQETNVVSYNHPRRINYPYHSQHQHIAAVTPVITSAPVQVQYPQQRTNRFQQNTQYQQQHQSQQHQHQLQQRPPQQQRRTNFDPIPMSYAELYPALITKNLVQPRPRPLVPEVLPWWYKPEVSCPFHQNAPGHDLDNCFALKLEVQKLTRAGILTFKNMGPNVKDNPMPSHGPSSVNNIEVCLNEQRVTKIEEIRRSLVEIHSVLCAHGLFQHDHQICGTCSVNSRGCRKIQDDLQGVLDQGLIQISRQVSSPKSQEQEVNVIIPCFNIPEKVEIAYHPREPVVICPPGPMPYTSDKAVPYRYAVTIIENGKEVEIKTLASVTNIPANSRMTRSGRVFAPPVIPNRNVEKDPVVVVPVTREAEGQTSNSTLDKETDELLRIIKLSDYKVVDQLLQTPSKISILSLLLNSAVHREALLKVLDQAFVEQDITAEQFNNVVGSITSCNGLGFCDEELPEEGKNHNFALHISANCQGDSLSNILIDTGSSLNVMPKSTLVKLKYKGGQMRHSGIIVKAFDGSRKSVIGEVDLPIGIGPHVFQITFQVMDIVPAYSCLLGRPWIHEAGAITSTLHQKLKIFKNGQIVTVNGEQAMLISHLSSFSVIEADEMAVQTPFQALTIDDYKKSEGSIASFKDAQQIVKTGPTEMWGKVIELPENVNHAGLGFVDGKQVQTSVVRPFKDIFHSGGFINMVAVEEDTFEGKTEDEGPRFVTPGVVMKN